One Roseiconus lacunae genomic region harbors:
- a CDS encoding metallophosphoesterase family protein has product MKRALISDIHGNLEALLAVLEDIGNNSVDEIFCLGDIIGYGPNPCECLDQVMRRARVTILGNHDQAALFDPDGFNPMALQAIYWTRDQLDNGPGSAAQINGRWDFLGELPRYHDDDQFKFVHGSPRDPTNEYVFPEYIYDQRKMEILFGKVGQYCFMGHTHLPGVFTTDCEFIQPDECDYEYQLGGEKAMINVGSVGQPRDEDPRACYVILDKDAAGGPLVTFRRVEYDIDTTANKIYAEPDLSNQLGDRIKYGR; this is encoded by the coding sequence GTGAAGCGAGCTCTGATCAGCGATATTCACGGAAATCTTGAAGCGCTGCTCGCGGTTCTTGAGGACATTGGCAACAATTCCGTTGACGAAATCTTTTGCCTTGGCGACATCATCGGCTATGGCCCCAATCCTTGCGAGTGCCTCGATCAGGTGATGCGACGCGCCCGCGTCACGATCTTGGGTAATCACGACCAGGCGGCCTTGTTCGATCCCGACGGGTTCAACCCGATGGCGTTGCAAGCGATTTATTGGACCCGCGATCAACTGGACAACGGCCCAGGCTCCGCCGCCCAAATCAATGGTCGATGGGACTTTCTGGGGGAACTGCCGCGTTATCACGATGACGATCAATTTAAGTTCGTCCACGGTTCGCCCCGGGATCCGACCAACGAATACGTCTTCCCGGAATACATTTACGATCAACGGAAGATGGAAATCTTGTTCGGCAAGGTTGGTCAGTATTGCTTCATGGGGCACACGCACTTGCCTGGCGTCTTTACGACGGACTGCGAGTTCATCCAGCCCGACGAGTGTGACTATGAGTACCAGCTCGGCGGTGAAAAAGCGATGATCAACGTTGGTAGCGTCGGCCAACCACGCGACGAAGACCCGCGTGCCTGCTATGTGATCCTTGACAAGGACGCCGCCGGTGGGCCCCTGGTCACCTTCCGCCGGGTCGAGTACGACATCGACACCACAGCGAACAAGATCTATGCCGAGCCGGACTTGTCCAACCAACTCGGTGACCGAATCAAATACGGCCGTTAA
- the tsaB gene encoding tRNA (adenosine(37)-N6)-threonylcarbamoyltransferase complex dimerization subunit type 1 TsaB: MSSTCHLALETIGKGGSIAVLCGEQSLWERPVGGDRRAAADLAVQLEDALKFTRQKMIRLEMISVAIGPGSFTGLRIAVTTVKTLAYALDLPIIPVGSLSAIAITGLLSQDASRALVGLNAYRGQVFAAEFDRDELGFAEPASSPTTVPAPENVGIAAHGSGNVDFDGQAELIDRTDWSAKVNQAADRGALVIAEPSISCDRVSLTLDKNFLVARGVGIAAWRRRIAEGHRTDKPPFVSAFELTPRYLKLSAAEEKAAER, encoded by the coding sequence GTGTCTTCGACCTGCCATCTCGCCCTCGAAACGATCGGCAAGGGCGGTTCGATCGCCGTGCTGTGCGGTGAACAGTCGCTTTGGGAACGCCCCGTCGGCGGTGATCGCCGGGCCGCGGCTGATTTGGCGGTCCAGCTCGAAGATGCGTTGAAGTTTACCCGCCAGAAGATGATTCGTCTGGAAATGATTTCGGTCGCCATCGGCCCGGGCTCTTTTACCGGATTACGGATCGCGGTGACGACCGTCAAAACGCTGGCCTATGCCCTGGACCTGCCCATCATCCCGGTCGGATCCTTATCCGCCATCGCAATCACCGGCCTGTTGAGCCAGGACGCCTCGCGTGCACTAGTCGGTTTGAATGCTTATCGCGGCCAGGTCTTCGCGGCGGAATTTGATCGCGACGAGCTCGGGTTCGCCGAACCAGCGTCTTCCCCAACGACCGTCCCGGCCCCGGAAAACGTCGGCATCGCGGCCCACGGTTCCGGCAACGTAGACTTTGACGGACAGGCTGAACTGATCGATCGAACGGATTGGTCGGCGAAGGTCAACCAGGCGGCCGATCGTGGGGCACTCGTGATCGCCGAGCCATCGATTTCCTGTGATCGCGTGAGCCTGACTCTTGACAAAAATTTTCTTGTCGCGAGGGGCGTTGGCATCGCCGCTTGGAGACGCCGCATTGCGGAAGGTCATCGCACGGACAAACCACCGTTCGTTTCCGCGTTCGAATTAACGCCGCGTTATTTGAAGCTTAGTGCTGCCGAAGAGAAGGCAGCCGAACGTTGA
- a CDS encoding peptidylprolyl isomerase — translation MRRHRFQYFAPLTVLAVASPVAMALPVAMALLVVLSAPVKAQLPDDAPPLPADPATVVAVVGQSAILWGDIHPKVETRIKEGIAKAGQQIPEAQLTMVRTQLSRAALRSAIQNKVMSECFLLEQVGTQSADKREEVSNMMSQRARQLFFESELKQLKEKYATESLNEIDAKLRESGTSLQSRQREFADQMLGHMFMKENIDQDPNVTIAEIKRYYEKHIDDYRHGAKAKWEQLSVLFKNHPTRQAALDKLTAMGRDVYYWEQLNLLPENDPSRKTMTDRLTAVGGINFNKSWEQTARAGSEESYSADGGQHDWTTQGSLASKELDQQIFSMPINKMSEIIEDSNGLHIIRVKDRTPAGVTSLADVQDDIRKAIKKEKIMAAQEKMVEQMQSRVPVWSIYPDDFPGAKPLRISAAPQTTTQR, via the coding sequence ATGCGACGACATCGATTTCAATACTTCGCCCCGCTCACCGTGCTTGCGGTAGCGTCGCCGGTCGCGATGGCCCTGCCGGTCGCGATGGCCCTGCTGGTCGTCTTGTCGGCCCCGGTCAAGGCTCAACTGCCAGATGATGCCCCGCCGTTGCCGGCCGACCCCGCGACGGTCGTTGCCGTGGTCGGTCAGTCGGCGATTCTTTGGGGCGACATTCACCCCAAAGTTGAAACGCGGATCAAGGAGGGGATCGCGAAAGCCGGCCAGCAAATCCCCGAAGCTCAACTGACGATGGTCAGGACCCAGCTCTCACGGGCGGCCTTGCGATCGGCGATTCAAAACAAGGTCATGAGCGAATGCTTCTTGCTTGAGCAAGTCGGAACGCAATCAGCCGACAAGCGTGAAGAAGTGAGCAACATGATGTCGCAACGGGCGCGGCAGTTGTTCTTTGAGAGCGAGCTGAAACAACTGAAAGAAAAGTACGCGACCGAAAGCCTGAACGAAATCGACGCCAAGCTTCGCGAATCGGGGACATCGCTGCAATCGCGTCAACGCGAATTTGCCGACCAGATGCTCGGTCACATGTTTATGAAAGAAAACATCGACCAAGACCCGAATGTCACGATCGCGGAAATCAAACGGTACTACGAAAAACACATCGACGACTATCGGCACGGTGCGAAAGCGAAGTGGGAGCAATTGTCCGTGTTGTTTAAGAACCATCCGACACGCCAAGCGGCGCTCGACAAGCTAACCGCGATGGGGCGGGACGTTTACTACTGGGAGCAGCTTAATTTGCTTCCCGAAAACGATCCTTCACGGAAAACGATGACCGATCGATTGACGGCGGTCGGTGGCATTAACTTCAACAAGAGCTGGGAGCAAACGGCACGCGCCGGAAGCGAGGAGTCCTATTCAGCCGATGGCGGACAGCACGACTGGACCACACAGGGTTCGCTCGCTTCGAAAGAACTTGATCAGCAGATTTTCAGCATGCCGATCAATAAGATGAGCGAGATCATCGAAGATTCCAATGGCTTGCATATCATCCGCGTGAAAGATCGCACACCGGCCGGCGTTACATCGCTGGCGGATGTTCAAGACGATATTCGTAAGGCGATCAAGAAGGAAAAGATCATGGCCGCCCAAGAGAAGATGGTCGAGCAAATGCAGAGCCGTGTGCCGGTCTGGTCGATCTACCCCGACGATTTTCCTGGCGCAAAACCGCTGCGAATTTCGGCTGCCCCACAAACCACGACCCAACGATAG
- a CDS encoding dockerin type I domain-containing protein produces MNWLRSAFLRRRTDRRPAIRNRRGTSLAVQRLEQRRLLAAEVGISITAPTAVNENSVQGLLYTITRDETEELLAVKLELSGDAQYGIDYSVDELDRDTLFLPEPADDAIAGDPVYGTATFYPGESTIRLRVKPMRDSILERDEQVVLSVLTAPEFGPVHGAAARLEDDAPAVTYLVDEFNRLGIVDNQTGIIDVLGTIDVPQVLNDIAILEDGSMFALTNDYLYQIDLDPAALVDGDVPATFLGYHGITNANAMVDARDEDFDSSEGDLFAVGNTALDLHHIDLEFVDDQWTLVATTTVFDIDATLARNGLRSDYISSGDLDYTSRGDLVLSVYGSGESFDSMLEIKTPSNYGVVSSEAVPAEDPDESFEDVFGFSFADGDHFAYARWTLLTVNRFNLNSSRELEMLGRPYTLATQSQAIGTIIGDPVTPPRVSLNVGWQDPPSLPHGLMPTTWQLQRTDLRTIQIKLGAPVEQVAPGDISLSTLGISGSESPTAIALASDQIELAPSGDLVLIHLDHDQMPDGRYQIVLSDQLTTGPEFRLVGDRINRFFSIDGDFDGNRVVDIRDFATLAYWYGNPTSVAPEYVDLDGSGFIDQNDFPLFAVNFGSYVQLPNTVSPLDPIYVNQTELTIAQNAAANPLDTNGNGLVSPLDALKVINRIASGSADNIDWRHDVNRDGTISPRDALSILNRLAAQASSATSTSSGEAEGEAILSALLCLQTLNDQTTDWDEDWLELSQDQTLGSGTSVAMR; encoded by the coding sequence ATGAACTGGCTTCGATCCGCATTTCTGAGACGTCGAACCGATCGCCGGCCGGCGATCCGGAATCGTCGCGGGACGTCGCTAGCGGTGCAGCGACTGGAGCAACGGCGTCTGCTGGCGGCAGAAGTCGGGATTTCGATCACGGCCCCGACCGCAGTTAACGAGAACTCCGTTCAGGGACTGCTTTACACGATTACCCGTGACGAAACCGAAGAGCTCCTGGCGGTCAAGCTAGAACTTTCCGGCGATGCCCAATACGGGATCGACTATAGCGTCGACGAACTTGATCGCGACACACTGTTTTTGCCGGAGCCTGCCGATGACGCGATCGCCGGTGATCCGGTCTATGGGACTGCGACGTTTTATCCGGGAGAGTCGACGATTCGCTTGCGAGTCAAACCGATGCGTGACTCGATCCTCGAACGCGACGAGCAAGTTGTGCTCTCGGTCCTCACGGCTCCCGAGTTTGGCCCCGTGCACGGCGCAGCCGCGCGGCTTGAAGATGATGCCCCCGCGGTGACTTACCTGGTCGACGAATTCAACCGCTTGGGGATCGTCGATAACCAGACCGGGATCATCGACGTCTTGGGAACAATTGATGTCCCGCAAGTGCTCAACGACATCGCAATTCTCGAAGACGGCTCGATGTTCGCCTTGACCAACGATTATCTATACCAGATCGATCTCGACCCGGCCGCGCTGGTTGACGGCGACGTCCCTGCAACGTTCCTTGGCTATCACGGAATCACGAATGCCAACGCCATGGTCGATGCTCGTGACGAAGATTTTGATAGTTCAGAAGGCGACCTCTTCGCGGTCGGCAACACCGCACTTGATCTTCATCACATCGATTTAGAATTCGTTGATGATCAGTGGACGCTGGTGGCAACGACGACGGTGTTCGATATCGACGCGACGCTCGCTCGAAACGGACTACGAAGCGACTATATCTCCAGCGGCGACCTGGATTACACCTCACGTGGCGATCTGGTTTTATCGGTCTATGGGTCCGGCGAATCATTCGATTCGATGTTAGAGATTAAGACACCTTCGAATTACGGTGTCGTATCGAGCGAAGCCGTCCCCGCCGAAGACCCTGACGAATCGTTTGAGGACGTGTTCGGGTTCTCATTCGCCGACGGAGATCATTTTGCCTATGCCCGCTGGACACTGCTGACAGTCAATCGATTCAACCTGAATAGTTCACGTGAACTCGAAATGCTGGGCCGACCTTACACCTTAGCAACGCAGTCGCAAGCAATCGGCACAATCATCGGTGACCCGGTCACTCCGCCTCGTGTTTCGCTGAATGTTGGCTGGCAAGACCCGCCCAGCTTGCCGCATGGCTTGATGCCGACGACTTGGCAACTTCAACGGACAGATCTTCGAACGATCCAAATCAAGCTAGGGGCACCTGTCGAACAAGTGGCCCCGGGGGACATCAGTTTATCCACGCTTGGGATATCCGGATCCGAATCACCGACCGCCATCGCTTTGGCATCCGATCAGATCGAACTTGCCCCATCGGGTGATCTGGTCCTGATTCACCTTGATCACGATCAGATGCCCGACGGACGTTACCAGATCGTTTTGTCAGACCAATTGACGACAGGGCCTGAATTCAGATTGGTCGGTGATCGCATCAACCGCTTCTTTAGCATCGACGGAGATTTTGACGGCAATCGCGTGGTCGATATACGCGACTTCGCCACACTCGCCTACTGGTATGGAAACCCAACGTCGGTCGCCCCAGAGTATGTTGACTTGGACGGATCAGGCTTCATCGACCAAAACGATTTTCCGCTCTTCGCGGTCAACTTTGGTAGCTACGTTCAGTTACCCAATACCGTTAGCCCGCTGGATCCAATCTACGTCAATCAGACCGAACTAACGATCGCCCAGAATGCGGCAGCCAACCCACTGGATACCAACGGCAACGGACTCGTTTCACCGTTAGACGCACTCAAAGTGATCAATCGCATCGCATCCGGCTCCGCAGACAACATCGACTGGCGACACGATGTCAATCGCGATGGAACGATCTCACCACGTGACGCGTTATCTATTCTCAATCGGCTCGCGGCCCAAGCCAGCTCCGCCACTTCGACCAGCTCCGGCGAAGCAGAAGGGGAAGCGATTCTGTCTGCTTTGCTTTGCTTGCAAACACTAAATGACCAGACGACGGATTGGGACGAAGATTGGCTGGAACTCAGTCAAGACCAAACGTTGGGGTCCGGCACATCAGTGGCCATGAGATAG
- a CDS encoding EamA family transporter, with protein sequence MLTWMFLSVISALLLGFYDSAKKMAVNKNAVPIVLLCSVSIGAVLYLPLMTVSVITPDLIQADWLRIKSLSWSQHGLVLAKSLLVGASWTLAFTALKHLPLSIGAPIRATSPFWTILIAVSLLGERPRPIQWAGMLIVLFGFWCFTLVGRREGVRFFRDRSVLLMVIATLLGSCSSIYDKWLLQRLEPITLQAWFTVYLVPVMVPLALWWHRASRRGEIRSPDGTPAVFHWRRSIALVSPLLIAADAFYFIALSDPDAMVSVVSVVRRCSVVVALAFGASALSEANFRAKSLCVGVILLGVVILTWKP encoded by the coding sequence ATGTTGACTTGGATGTTTCTAAGCGTGATCTCGGCGCTGCTATTAGGATTTTACGATAGCGCCAAGAAGATGGCGGTCAATAAAAACGCGGTGCCGATCGTACTGCTCTGCAGCGTCTCGATTGGCGCTGTGTTGTACCTACCGCTGATGACAGTGTCGGTGATCACGCCGGACTTGATTCAAGCCGATTGGTTGCGAATCAAATCCTTATCGTGGTCGCAGCACGGTTTGGTCTTGGCCAAAAGCCTGCTTGTCGGGGCATCGTGGACGCTGGCATTCACGGCATTGAAACACTTGCCGTTGTCGATTGGTGCTCCGATACGGGCAACCAGTCCGTTCTGGACGATTTTGATTGCGGTTTCGCTTCTCGGTGAACGTCCTCGACCGATCCAGTGGGCGGGGATGCTGATCGTCTTGTTTGGATTTTGGTGCTTCACCTTGGTCGGTCGCCGCGAGGGGGTTCGTTTTTTTCGCGACCGCTCGGTGCTTTTGATGGTCATCGCGACCTTACTCGGTTCCTGCAGCAGCATCTACGACAAGTGGCTGTTGCAACGTCTCGAACCGATCACGTTGCAGGCATGGTTCACCGTTTACTTGGTGCCGGTGATGGTCCCGTTGGCGCTCTGGTGGCATCGGGCCAGTCGACGCGGTGAAATCCGATCGCCGGATGGTACGCCAGCCGTATTTCATTGGCGTCGCAGCATTGCGCTCGTCAGCCCCCTATTGATTGCGGCTGATGCCTTTTATTTCATCGCCTTATCAGATCCCGACGCGATGGTTTCCGTTGTCAGTGTGGTGCGTCGTTGCAGCGTGGTTGTCGCGTTGGCGTTTGGGGCGTCGGCGCTCAGTGAAGCAAATTTTCGAGCCAAGTCACTCTGCGTAGGTGTGATCTTGCTTGGCGTGGTGATCTTAACGTGGAAACCCTGA
- a CDS encoding MutS family DNA mismatch repair protein — MESKQTTVADAVAPQSADSLPALTFYERRLEAATLRLDTLRRKDTQFSRARLILFTIAAALILLGYFGDVGWGVLYVGWGLIGCFFVVAVLNEPVNDAMAVEEQNCEVIRRLIARCKRRWDELDWKTARKRLQTVELEEHQKDVADDLDLLGKTSLFQFVSMAGTTVGVRTLAGWLTSPAKADVARLRSDAVRRLAGKREQRMRFYSLASDVGRGTGDPDEFIRWSQSDPWLDKQRWMIPWAKVSAFLSIILIAALVAFRLELIDAGNAKIALASLVLIIVVNMLITTVMLGPVHQIFSIAMSSRQSVDEYRELFSAANWLVEDDRKGDDDRRLEHLHQVLLDAPEQSARQGMKDLGRVAWLGSLRTSASTFLLYLPLQAFALWDVRVFAKLEAWQEKYRDSVPSWFDAFGEVEALMSLAAVCDENPSWVFPNWVESAKRDNAALSFRSVGLGHPLLPDDARVCNDVTIGPPGKVLLVTGSNMSGKSTMLRSAGLNIALAGAGCPVCARELTMPSIELSTSIRVRDNLAEGVSFYMAELKRLKGVVDRARLLADQNGVTSMFLLDEILQGTNSRERQIAVTQVLRHLLQCGAIGAISTHDLELADEPELQAVSEIVHFRETITPDAEGNEQMTFDYQMRSGVSPTTNALRLLEIVGLGSAETESK, encoded by the coding sequence ATGGAATCGAAGCAAACGACCGTCGCCGATGCGGTCGCCCCACAATCGGCCGACAGTCTTCCGGCATTGACTTTTTATGAGCGACGTCTCGAAGCGGCGACACTACGACTGGACACGTTACGGCGAAAGGACACGCAGTTTTCCAGAGCCAGGCTGATCTTGTTTACGATCGCCGCCGCCTTGATCTTACTGGGGTACTTCGGCGACGTCGGCTGGGGTGTGCTGTATGTCGGGTGGGGATTGATCGGCTGCTTTTTTGTCGTGGCGGTATTGAACGAACCGGTCAACGATGCGATGGCGGTGGAGGAACAGAACTGCGAGGTGATCCGCCGTTTAATCGCTCGATGTAAACGGCGCTGGGACGAACTTGACTGGAAAACGGCGCGAAAGCGATTGCAGACCGTTGAGCTTGAAGAGCATCAAAAAGACGTCGCCGATGACCTGGACCTACTTGGCAAAACGTCGCTTTTTCAGTTCGTGTCGATGGCGGGCACGACGGTTGGCGTACGCACGCTTGCCGGTTGGTTGACCAGCCCGGCAAAAGCCGATGTCGCCCGGTTACGCAGTGACGCGGTGCGGCGTTTGGCCGGCAAACGTGAACAGCGGATGCGATTTTATTCCCTGGCCAGCGATGTCGGCCGCGGGACGGGCGATCCGGACGAGTTCATCCGTTGGTCGCAGAGCGATCCGTGGTTGGACAAACAACGGTGGATGATTCCGTGGGCGAAGGTTTCTGCCTTTTTGTCGATCATTCTGATCGCCGCTTTGGTCGCCTTCCGACTCGAATTGATCGATGCTGGGAACGCCAAGATTGCCCTCGCCTCGCTCGTTCTAATCATCGTGGTCAACATGCTAATTACGACCGTGATGCTAGGCCCCGTTCATCAGATTTTTTCAATCGCGATGTCGAGTCGCCAAAGCGTGGACGAGTATCGAGAACTGTTTTCGGCGGCAAATTGGTTGGTCGAAGACGACCGCAAAGGTGACGATGACCGACGGCTCGAGCATCTACACCAAGTATTGCTCGACGCACCCGAACAGTCCGCACGCCAAGGCATGAAGGATCTGGGACGAGTCGCCTGGTTGGGTTCGCTTCGAACCTCGGCATCAACGTTCTTACTGTATCTGCCACTCCAGGCGTTTGCACTCTGGGACGTACGCGTCTTTGCGAAACTGGAAGCTTGGCAAGAGAAGTATCGTGACAGTGTGCCGAGTTGGTTTGATGCGTTTGGTGAAGTCGAGGCACTGATGTCATTGGCCGCCGTTTGCGACGAAAACCCGAGCTGGGTTTTCCCAAACTGGGTCGAATCTGCCAAAAGAGACAACGCAGCGCTGAGCTTTCGATCGGTCGGGCTGGGGCATCCGCTGCTTCCCGATGACGCCCGGGTTTGCAACGACGTCACGATCGGCCCACCGGGGAAGGTATTGCTGGTGACGGGAAGCAATATGTCAGGCAAAAGCACGATGCTGCGAAGCGCCGGACTGAACATCGCACTCGCCGGTGCCGGCTGCCCCGTCTGCGCGAGGGAATTGACGATGCCATCAATCGAGTTGTCCACTAGCATCCGTGTCCGTGACAACTTGGCCGAGGGTGTTTCCTTCTACATGGCCGAACTGAAGCGTTTGAAGGGCGTCGTCGACCGGGCCCGCCTGCTGGCAGATCAAAACGGCGTCACGTCGATGTTCTTGCTCGATGAGATCCTACAAGGGACGAACTCGCGCGAACGACAAATCGCCGTTACACAAGTCCTGCGTCACCTACTCCAGTGCGGTGCGATCGGTGCGATCAGCACTCACGATTTAGAACTTGCCGACGAGCCGGAGTTACAAGCGGTTTCCGAAATCGTCCACTTTCGCGAAACAATCACGCCGGATGCCGAGGGCAACGAGCAGATGACGTTTGATTATCAAATGCGATCCGGAGTCAGCCCGACGACGAACGCGCTGCGGTTGTTGGAGATCGTCGGGCTGGGATCGGCCGAAACCGAATCGAAATGA
- a CDS encoding TonB-dependent receptor yields MQMRLRGQHPTVESLSTRQKALEVNLDQRRYGTFAEIGAGQEVVRWFFRVGGASGTIAKSMSAYDMKVSDAIYGRASRYVCRERLESMLDYEHKLNIDRLRESRGDTTAFFAFADTVSARNYHGTNHCHGWMGIKFQAHPRDDDSQIIIHVRMLDDDAALQQEALGIVGVNLVYGATMLNHEPELLVDSLLDGLTTSRIEIDMIEFSGIGFRHVDNRLMSLKLVELGLSGAAMFAANGEVLQPSEYFYRKAILVERGSFRPVCNVNLDMLRSANEKFSAQPNVKGKEIAPVMEITMNNLKAEGQIDLRDFLARADVIAACGMPVLISDYFQYYRLAAYLNGLTKESIAIVMGAASMKDLFDEQYYTGLQGGVLESFGRLFKNDLKVFCYPLQNQQTGELETSDNLEIKPEIQQLYNYLRDRGDIVALDNYDPNSLGIFSRDVLKRIRNGDETWQSMVPPAVAEVIKSKSYFEYEPS; encoded by the coding sequence ATGCAAATGAGACTCCGAGGTCAGCACCCAACCGTCGAATCCTTGAGCACGCGTCAGAAGGCGCTCGAGGTGAACTTGGATCAGCGTCGTTACGGGACGTTTGCTGAAATTGGCGCCGGACAAGAAGTCGTGCGTTGGTTCTTCCGTGTCGGCGGTGCTTCGGGGACGATCGCCAAGAGCATGTCGGCCTACGATATGAAGGTAAGCGACGCGATTTATGGTCGAGCGTCACGCTATGTGTGCCGCGAACGCTTGGAATCGATGTTGGATTATGAGCACAAGCTGAATATCGATCGATTGCGTGAATCGCGTGGTGATACGACGGCTTTCTTTGCGTTTGCCGATACCGTTTCGGCCCGAAATTACCACGGGACCAATCATTGTCATGGTTGGATGGGGATCAAATTCCAAGCCCACCCACGCGACGACGATAGCCAGATCATCATCCATGTCCGAATGCTTGATGATGATGCCGCGCTCCAACAAGAAGCGTTGGGCATCGTTGGCGTTAATCTGGTTTATGGGGCGACGATGCTGAACCATGAACCGGAGTTGCTGGTCGATTCACTGCTTGATGGCTTGACGACATCGCGGATCGAAATCGACATGATCGAATTCTCGGGAATTGGATTTCGACATGTCGACAATCGATTGATGAGTCTAAAGCTGGTCGAACTTGGACTGAGCGGTGCGGCAATGTTTGCCGCCAACGGCGAAGTGCTTCAGCCATCGGAATATTTTTATCGCAAAGCGATTTTGGTCGAACGTGGCAGTTTTCGTCCTGTTTGCAACGTCAATCTTGACATGCTTCGCAGTGCAAACGAAAAGTTTTCCGCCCAACCGAACGTCAAAGGCAAAGAGATCGCACCGGTGATGGAAATTACCATGAATAATCTCAAGGCGGAGGGCCAAATTGACTTACGTGATTTCCTTGCCCGAGCCGATGTGATCGCGGCTTGCGGAATGCCCGTGTTGATTTCCGACTATTTTCAGTACTACCGATTAGCGGCATACTTGAACGGACTGACCAAGGAATCGATTGCGATCGTGATGGGCGCCGCAAGTATGAAAGACCTGTTCGACGAACAGTATTACACGGGCCTTCAAGGTGGGGTCTTGGAATCGTTCGGTCGGTTGTTCAAGAATGACTTGAAGGTCTTTTGCTACCCGCTTCAAAACCAGCAAACCGGCGAATTGGAGACGAGCGATAACCTGGAAATCAAACCTGAGATTCAGCAACTCTATAACTACTTGCGAGACCGAGGTGATATCGTCGCACTCGATAACTATGATCCCAACAGCCTTGGGATCTTTTCACGCGACGTACTCAAACGCATCAGGAACGGTGACGAAACCTGGCAGTCGATGGTCCCACCGGCGGTCGCCGAAGTCATCAAATCGAAGTCTTATTTTGAATACGAGCCAAGCTGA